From Schistocerca cancellata isolate TAMUIC-IGC-003103 chromosome 10, iqSchCanc2.1, whole genome shotgun sequence:
atcccatatgctcgtaccttagttaggagtctgcagtggggccccgagtcaaacgctttccggaagtcaaggaatgtggcatcgGTCTGATACCCTCCATCCGTGGTTCgcaagacatcatgtgaaaaaaggtcTATCCACAGAAAAGGTGCGCTTCCTTTAGTTCTTCAGCCTTCGACGTTTCCCTCCACCATTGTCCCTTGTATTCCCTCTTGCCCTCCGCAAATGTTAGCGAAGGATCGACAGGCTTATGCTCCTCATCTATTGTGACGATTTTGGAGAACGAGAAACCTactcaaaaagaaaaaggaaagaaagaaacatgGGTTGCTCAAAGAGACCGAAACCCAACTCGCTATGTTCCActgtgagatccacagcgctgtaggcATCGGCTCTCTGGTTGTTGCCGTGTTGAGAACGCATTTCACACCGTCCCGCACTCCTGGCGAGTGAAAACAGTACAGGAGCTTACTGAGTGACGAATCAGATTTGCGACTTTTgattacattgtgggagtgaacagcgatcaaagtgttacaaatatttactatcaaaaacagtcttgatcacaatttatttattacagtgacctGTTTCGTCCACTATTGTGGTCATCTTcaaaccaatgagtaagaacctccttctggtcgTAAATTTACTACCAGAAGGAGTTtcctactcattggtctgaagatgaccacagtagtggtcgaaacccttcactgtaataaataaattgcgatcaagactgtttttcataGTAAATATTTGCGACCGCCTCCATAAGCAGCTGTCTTTTACAACTTTTTTTGTAATACTACCTGTATGTATTGTTTGTGTATGGAGTCTAgtattgtatgatgatgatgatgatgatgacaaaagaagggagagggtgaaacccggtgctgACACATGGCCTACTTctgtcgaatagcaccaagggcgcCGTCAAGGTTAACGTTCGTAACCaacagacggatcaccatcaactgtCACAttctctcacttcatgagacattgcagagaggtttggaatttaaatcAAGACACTGGTGCCAAGTCTGCTGGTCATGAACTTTATGCCACGACCTCTTCTCCCCTTGCCAACCAATTGCTGGCAGTGAAACGTTTTTCCACCACCagcatgtcaaattaattccatatttttagatttctggaaggctttcgacacggttcctcacaagcgtcgtctaaccaaactgcgtgcccatggaatatcgcctcagttctacatctacatctacatccatactccgcaagccacctgacggtgtgtggcggagggtatcctgaatCAGTTGTCCTGAATCAGATCCTGAATCAGGGaatccagttgtgcgactggattcgtgatttcctgtcacaaaggtcacagttcggagtaatagacggaaattcatttagtaaaacagaagtaatatgcggcgttcaccaaggtagtgttatagcatGCATAATGTATGCAAACTCCATAACGCctagcccataccgatgatgttcgtGAACATTCTGTAGTGTGTAAAGTGTGGCCAAAATCACATACCACAGTGTTGTGGGTTCGTCTGAAAATATCACTCTAGGCCACTGATGCTGACCCAAACCAACAGGCTACCTACACCAACGAACATTTCGTCAGTGATGGTGTGGTTAAACCGGGATGCATGTAACACTTGTAGCAGTTGAAAGATTTACAGCCATCTGCATAGGaatgagatgtctgttccttttcgccaccAGGGCTgcgtatcgatcctcttgcggtgtGGTGGTCTGCATTtgcatagcatttccaccttcagtgtCCACCCCACTGACTGAACGGTCTATTGTATTGCCATGCATGggcgcccgggtttgattcccactggggtgggagattttctccccttaggggctgggtgttgtgctgtcctcatcatcatttcatccccattgtcgacgcacaATTCTCCCAATGTGGCGTTgcactcaataagacctgcacttggcggcccaACTTCCCTCCCGGGAATTCCCGGCCACTGACACCATAtcatcatttccattttccacatTCAGTGGCATTTTTTAAATGCGAGACGACACTTTCCGACACagccattactgtggccacagaaGTGACACTGACTGCCTCTGAGTCGTCCAGCTGCTCATCTGCAATAGACAACAAGCTTCATCAAACACTGTACTGCATTAACTGTCGAATATGTACCCTGCGTTTGTGCACAAGCTTCACTTCATTTCCTTTTGCTATTGATCGGAAGTTCTGTAGCAATTGTTAGTTGTTATGTAGCAATTAGTAGTTTTTCCtcagcaagtgtcagttgttccttagcagttgtcaagcaacaTAGTTTGCTTCTGGAACAGAAACATTAGACGATACAGCCACTATAAAGGTAAGGGGCTTACAGTGGTGAAGCCAGCTTCATCAATCTCTGATGGTTGTGAATGAGCACCGAGCTTTCGTAACGCAGTGACCTTCCTCACAGGTGGTGGTGCTGGCGCTGGCAGGCGCAGTGCTGtgtgaggagcagcagcagcagcagcaacaggtgGCGAGCAAGAGGCACGACAAGCGCGGCCTCTTCGGGCTGGGAGACTTCGGCGCCCTGGAGTACGGAACACTGGGCGGCTATGGTGTGGGTTCAGCACTGGCCGGTGTTGGGGCACCAGCTGGCGCTGTCGCTGCCGCTGGTCCAGCCCTTCCAGCTCCTCTCCCAGCAGCTGTGCTCGAGCCTGGCGTCTCTGTGCACACCACCATCACCAAGCAGGTACCTCACAACGTGTCATGATGTACTCTGGCAGCACACCgctccagtttcttcttcctccTGTCTTCCTGGGCTACAGCGCATTTTCGTCATCATGTTTTACCTTGAGTTCATCTTTTCCTTGGGTAACCTATATTCCTTGTAGCAGCTAGTGATTTATGTCATACGATTTTCGCAATCTCCTGTTCATCAATCACGTCTAAGTGTCTGTCTTATTCACGCATTCTTTTATGCACACACACTCATTAACCGAGTCCAGTTTCTTTTCTAATGCTTTCACTTCTGTATCTCTAAGTGTCTTCCTCGCAATCTTCCACAGAACTTTCAATTCCCAGCTTTCCAACAAACTTCTAGTTACTGATGTTTCAGAAATGGCCTCAACTGTGTATATCATAACTGGTCTAATTATTTTTCTAGATGTTTTCTTTCAAGTTGCAGTATTTAAACACCATGCCACTTTGTTTGGTTTTGCTGTTTGTTCTCTAACCTCTTTTTCGACATTTCTACTGTTCGATAATATCTATAAACACATTTAAATGTCACGAGCTGTTGAACAATTTTCTGTCTATTTCTAGTTGGTATCCAATTGCTTTCATGGATACAGTTGTGCATTTGCTTTCTGAGTGGTTACAGTATCTGTTAACACCAAACCTGTACTTAAAAAGTAAGACTGTTCCTCCTTTTTGAGTGGTTATGGCGCCAATTAACACCAATACTGTAGTGAAAAAGTAAGGCTGCTCCCATAACTTCATCCACATACTGTTAACTGCTTACGATTTTCTATGCATCTATCATAATTCAACAAACGTGTTTATTTCAGAGCTTTAATAACATTTAAGGGTCTTTCAGAAATATGTTGTTTTTATTTGTATGAGTACAATGTATGCCTTTCGTAATGGAATTGTAAATTAATCTGGCTGCAGCATGTTAAGCCTTGGTGTAGTTCTACTACTGCACTGCTCTTGTTGGTTCTGACATGCCAACGGATGAGCTATTTTACTTACAAGCGATAGCTCCAAGGTTCATAAAGCAAACAATACCTGGGACAGCAATGTGACGATCAGATGCCCCTCCATACAGCATCCAAGGTGCTGTTGTCAGTAGATGATACAGAAGGCGGGCAATAGTGCATCATCTTCGGGAATTAGGTAGTGAATTTAATTTGTTCAAGTATATATCCCCTACACATTAATTAGTAAGTATACTGAGTATAGCTGCTGTTGTGTGGATGAAGCACTCTCCACCATATCCTGTCCTACTGGGGTATCAGACTAGCAATGCATCCAGAGGAGACCTCATTTAGCAAAAACCTTAAGAGGGAGTTCCTGGTAGGCAATGCCTAGGAGTCAGGGCGTGCAGTGTTACTTCATGCCAGTAGGTTAATTCATCGCACTAGTACGCTTCACTTTTGAGACACCTGTGATGCATCATACTCTAAGTTTCTGACTTTTCACTCCTATAGCACGTAGAGCAATTTTCTTAATGCATGGACTGTGAAAAATGAAAGGTTATAGAGACACAAGATTGTAGATATGTATCTGGTGCGTTCATTTAGCACCTCAAGCAGCTACCACCAATCCTGTAAGTCCACGTAAGCAGATGAACTGACACGGTGATGCTGAAGAGGGGTTGACgatgtgtgtttctttttgtggCACAGGTCCCAGTTCCCGTACCAGCACCGTACCCCGTAACTGTGGAGAAGCACGTGCCCGTGGCTGTACCAGCACCATATGCTGTACCAGTCCCCAAGCCGTACGCCGTCGCCGTACCCAAGCCGTACCCAGTCGCTGTGGACCGGC
This genomic window contains:
- the LOC126106630 gene encoding cyclin-dependent kinase inhibitor 1C-like, translating into MKLLVVVLALAGAVLCEEQQQQQQQVASKRHDKRGLFGLGDFGALEYGTLGGYGVGSALAGVGAPAGAVAAAGPALPAPLPAAVLEPGVSVHTTITKQVPVPVPAPYPVTVEKHVPVAVPAPYAVPVPKPYAVAVPKPYPVAVDRPVPVHVDRPYPVPVPQPVAVPVAKPVPYFIHKPVAVPVAHPVPVAVPKPIVFEKTFELGGWH